Proteins co-encoded in one Octopus bimaculoides isolate UCB-OBI-ISO-001 chromosome 9, ASM119413v2, whole genome shotgun sequence genomic window:
- the LOC106868869 gene encoding uncharacterized protein LOC106868869 translates to MRPGLKWTTGSRLCSVISTARVCILLLLHCLLYKIYNQLYWLHSFTPFYIFTKRYRNLNAQNSLGVQLYQPSFHQLLKDILSSEKQRKVNLLIWISNVLPQFQVTNFHTSWNDGIVLCALLNAVCPGLCPHFTFLQPHNRVNNCRLGLQLANDHLNIPTSLIAPEEIAIANNDSTANKIFRLAYMIKLTAQQQKWISFNDCNDIPENPTDLSSSSLVISGSGYKHATVGRKSQFTISSLQKFPTYLKINILGPNASDSFPQKLLRSTITDLQTDLNRQETKTLSFSNPILDYHSDGIFEIDNNGLEIIPYDYKLSMNGTSLVSYIPRKTGVHYISVQRHDTDIDGSPFRVIVSHPISSNPNSKALLLKSLSIDTPALWANNRQVKVKKLRVIRRTVLPNKIKENNDICDISKSSTDVNNTDKDVSSDSSHLFADTNSVTSQGGLASISVASNPSSESIVVDGSPGINTSTDTTYTNSSSSSDTTSTTPVENIQPNYLLNPGDSPNEFYTPSASPRYLSNDRETDSSESEDDSTYYESKDSDEPAQGLIFPERMQSCLNAERVSKISIGSASSAFNKVITQKRRSSPYSEKSSKFSHVDGNLRTTENIEEHCSSENNHCKINLADRGRYRRSFSYNSSLQHTSPKSLKNERSMEVFNWLDNINSPSSDESHHSRKYLLQQPISPLCKNIQMNEKLIKDDGFNSSLECSFCSLYNDEKETFGFDSLQNESKTRSLRKNKTFSVHTPTFPRLPLENMEVPRWKNTSTSCECPNSLSPHETFHEDCRSPPFIWQQQSRCKKCIDALNGKQTGVGCPFYHHDESKCNGENPNKCFRNSSGCLPSCGIHSRIASDPHYCSHMSNKSNSSSTSTERQGDEGKIFKSEVKIFLKNPRNKHNLRVNYDGKCQNKNSSKCENSLTVKKRKLLVLHNYNVDDKKEALNSTVDSNALANSNKEVPTIILEKHTIPNEKENIGTAEDTSQCYVQNWLRKSAKVPVRQFTIETNDSGIAINSRSPSPQRTQEFNERRTMKRKSVCDVTTTPFTKYSDFQKKESDHFKRTEHFVEKSSAKHLHDFNINEYDSFQQFKPNEMEMHRENFEKNSVKYMTPEIFGDLEEFLSSELYNGALLQAILNPNEIDKNSLVNNGNTYNRVDDSVRQKYLTVPYDYRKRDDRSDIYSSDFSPETSEQTPFEKLHSGHRWSEISEKSGLYWDNTLERRKSDIPQVGLCQNHYSDCHTSNQPSGLYRGSFARQYQSYPHGLNELPLTDTEEELHINESFGNQTFTSVSNPAEQNMYFQYFERSDATNVSSLADIEELASIGEPALDELPKCPGCNCCANRVNSSEKFYDTNKMKTSETHMLHNGFEVGNIETGNIYPTNRGVQEQNDSFLGDYTLSDTSLRQWYINESELSHSSDWPPSSISMPTHELLPPSMECLFMSLHKAIAATEERPDSVCYALGPGLEIGYVKTLNFFQVRTVEGTGPLTVGIQGPCPANSVEEISIIYTDYCTYDISYFVTKTGCYTLDIKWAGRHIFQSPFFCQVLPLKE, encoded by the exons CTACAGCCCGGGTATGTATCCTGTTACTGCTTCACTGTTTGTTGTACAAGATATACAATCAACTTTACTGGTTACACAGCTTTACTCCTTTCTATATATTCACGAAGAGATATAGAAATCTTAATGCTCAGAACAGCCTTGGTGTCCAACTTTACCAACCAAGCTTTCACCAATTACTCAAAGACATTCTATCATCcg AAAAGCAACGAAAGGTAAATCTACTGATTTGGATCTCGAATGTTCTTCCACAATTTCAAGTGACCAATTTCCACACGAGCTGGAACGATGGAATTGTCCTATGCGCTCTTCTAAACGCCGTCTGCCCGGGTTTATGTCCACACTTTACCTTCCTACAGCCTCACAACCGTGTCAATAACTGTCGTCTGGGACTACAGTTGGCAAACGACCATTTAAATATACCTACG tcGTTGATTGCACCGGAAGAAATCGCCATAGCAAACAATGACAGCACTGCGAACAAAATATTTCGATTAGCTTACATGATTAAACTTACAGCACAGCAACAAAAATGGATAAGTTTTAATGATTGCAATGACATCCCGGAAAATCCCACCGATCTCTCTAGCAGCTCATTAGTTATCAGTGGTTCTGGTTACAAACATGCAACGGTCGGAAGAAAATCTCAGTTTACTATTTCAAGCCTGCAGAAATTTCCAAcgtatttgaaaattaatatccTTGGGCCGAATGCCTCAGATAGTTTTCCTCAGAAATTGCTCAGATCAACCATTACTGACCTACAGACTGATCTGAATCGTCAAGAAACTAAGACATTGTCATTTAGTAATCCCATTCTTGATTATCACAGTGATGGAATATTTGAGATAGATAATAATGGCTTAGAAATAATTCCTTACGATTACAAACTGTCGATGAACGGTACATCTTTGGTTAGTTATATACCTCGTAAAACGGGTGTCCACTATATAAGTGTTCAGCGTCATGATACTGATATCGATGGGAGTCCGTTTCGAGTGATAGTTAGCCATCCTATTTCATCTAATCCAAATTCAAAAGCATTGCTTCTGAAAAGTCTTTCTATTGATACACCCGCTCTTTGGGCCAATAATAGGCAAGTGAAAGTGAAGAAATTACGAGTGATTCGCAGAACTGTATTGCcgaataaaatcaaagaaaataacgATATATGTGATATTTCGAAGAGCTCCACAGATGTTAACAATACTGACAAAGACGTATCCAGTGATTCATCACATCTCTTTGCAGATACCAATTCAGTGACATCACAAGGTGGTCTTGCATCAATATCAGTAGCTTCAAATCCTTCATCAGAAAGTATAGTAGTAGACGGTTCGCCTGGCATAAATACATCAACTGACACAACATATACAAACAGTAGCTCCTCAAGTGATACAACCAGTACAACACCGGTTGAGAACATTCAGCCTAATTATTTACTAAACCCTGGAGACTCACCAAACGAATTTTACACACCTTCTGCGTCTCCAAGATATCTCAGTAATGACAGGGAAACAGATTCCTCTGAAAGTGAAGACGATTCGACATACTATGAGTCAAAAGACTCGGATGAACCAGCACAAGGGTTGATATTTCCTGAAAGAATGCAATCGTGTTTGAATGCAGAGAGAGTCAGCAAAATTAGTATCGGTTCTGCGAGCAGTGCTTTTAACAAAGTTATCACTCAGAAAAGACGGTCATCACCTTATTCAGAAAAATCTTCTAAATTCTCTCATGTAGATGGCAACCTCCGTACAACAGAAAATATTGAGGAACACTGTTCTTCGGAAAACAATCACTGTAAAATAAATTTAGCAGACAGAGGCCGATACCGTAGATCCTTCAGCTACAATTCAAGCTTACAACATACTTCAccgaaatctttaaaaaatgaaagatccATGGAAGTCTTTAATTGGTTAGACAATATAAATTCCCCAAGTTCTGACGAATCGCATCacagcagaaaatatttattgcaacaaCCAATATCTCCACTTTgcaaaaatattcaaatgaatgaaaaacttaTCAAAGACGATGGCTTTAATTCAAGTCTTGAATGCTCGTTTTGCAGTTTATACAATGATGAGAAAGAAACATTTGGTTTTGACTCCCTTCAGAATGAGAGTAAGACTAGATCACTGAGGAAGAATAAAACATTTTCCGTTCATACACCTACATTTCCGAGGCTTCCTTTAGAAAACATGGAAGTTCCTAGATGGAAAAATACCTCAACAAGCTGTGAATGTCCTAATTCGTTGTCTCCACATGAAACATTTCATGAAGACTGTCGAAGCCCGCCATTTATATGGCAACAGCAGAGTCGATGTAAAAAATGTATAGATGCATTAAATGGCAAACAAACAGGTGTTGGATGTCCATTCTATCACCATGATGAAAGTAAATGTAATGGAGAAAATCCAAATAAATGTTTTCGTAATAGTTCTGGATGCCTTCCATCTTGTGGAATACATTCTAGGATTGCTTCTGATCCACACTACTGCAGTCACATGTCAAATAAATCTAATTCGTCTTCTACCTCAACGGAGAGACAGGGAGATGAAGGTAAGATTTTTAAATCGGAGGTTAAAATTTTCCTCAAAAACCCGCGGAACAAGCACAATTTACGAGTAAATTATGACGGCAAGtgtcaaaataaaaacagttcCAAATGTGAAAATAGTCTGACGGTGAAGAAACGTAAGTTATTAGTGTTACATAATTACAATGTCGATGATAAAAAGGAAGCTTTGAATAGTACAGTTGATAGCAATGCTCTCGCAAATTCGAACAAAGAAGTCCCCACTATTATTCTCGAGAAACATACAATCCctaacgaaaaagaaaatataggaacaGCAGAAGATACGAGTCAATGCTATGTTCAGAACTGGTTAAGAAAATCGGCCAAAGTTCCAGTGCGTCAATTCACAATAGAAACCAATGACAGTGGTATTGCTATAAATTCTAGATCTCCTTCCCCACAAAGAACTCAAGAATTTAATGAAAGGAGAACTATGAAAAGAAAAAGCGTTTGTGATGTTACAACAACACCTTTTACAAAATATTCAGACTTTCAGAAGAAAGAATCTGACCATTTTAAACGCACAGAACACTTCGTAGAAAAATCGTCTGCTAAACATCTCCATGACTTTAACATAAATGAATATGACAGCTTTCAACAGTTCAAACCTAACGAGATGGAAATGCATCGAGAAAATTTCGAAAaaaattcagtgaaatatatGACACCAGAAATCTTCGGAGATTTGGAGGAATTTCTTTCTAGTGAACTGTATAATGGGGCTTTGCTGCAAGCAATTTTAAATCCTAATGAAATAGACAAAAACTCCCTTGTGAATAATGGCAATACATATAACAGAGTGGATGACTCAGTTCGTCAGAAATATTTAACTGTTCCTTATGACTACCGGAAACGGGATGATAGAAGTGACATTTATTCTAGTGATTTCTCCCCTGAAACGAGTGAACAGACACCTTTCGAAAAACTTCATTCTGGACACAGATGGtctgaaatttcagaaaaatcaGGATTATATTGGGATAATACATTAGAAAGACGGAAGAGTGACATTCCACAAGTTGGACTATGTCAGAACCATTACAGTGACTGTCATACAAGTAATCAACCATCAGGTTTATATAGGGGATCTTTTGCACGTCAGTACCAATCTTATCCTCACGGTCTCAACGAACTACCACTAACTGATACCGAAGAAGAATTACATATCAACGAAAGTTTTGGTAACCAGACATTTACGTCAGTGTCTAACCCAGCAGAACAAAATATGTATTTCCAATACTTTGAGAGATCAGATGCTACGAATGTATCATCTTTGGCAGACATTGAGGAATTAGCTTCAATTGGTGAACCAGCACTGGATGAGCTGCCTAAATGTCCCGGCTGTAACTGTTGTGCGAATCGTGTGAATAGCAGTGAAAAGTTTTATGATACTAACAAGATGAAAACTAGTGAAACACACATGTTACATAACGGTTTTGAGGTAGGAAACATTGAAACAGGAAATATTTATCCTACAAACAGAGGTGTTCAAGAACAAAACGATTCATTTCTAGGAGATTATACATTGTCAGACACTTCCCTTCGTCAATGGTATATCAATGAATCAGAATTAAGTCATTCAAGTGATTGGCCACCAAGCAGCATTTCTATGCCGACTCATGAATTACTTCCCCCAAGCATGGAATGTCTGTTTATGTCTCTTCATAAAGCAATAGCTGCGACTGAAGAAAGACCCGACAGCGTGTGCTATGCCCTTGGACCAGGACTTGAAATTGGTTACGTGAAAACTCTCAATTTCTTCCAG GTTCGAACCGTAGAAGGTACTGGTCCATTGACAGTAGGTATCCAAGGTCCTTGTCCGGCGAACTCTGTTGAAGAAATCTCTATAATTTACACAGACTACTGTACCTATGACATCAGCTATTTCGTCACTAAAACTGGCTGTTACACACTGGACATTAAATGGGCAGGTCGTCATATCTTTCAGAGTCCTTTTTTCTGCCAAGTTTTGCCATTGAAGGAGTAA